One stretch of Euphorbia lathyris chromosome 7, ddEupLath1.1, whole genome shotgun sequence DNA includes these proteins:
- the LOC136235030 gene encoding uncharacterized protein — MALLQLISTHKPSLNPIYTSILNPNSDSLSQPSILHCRRHRRRRSKYSSSLRCSASSFSEKHHTNHPKPSDVVELPLFPLPLVLFPGAILPLQIFEFRYRIMMHTLLHTDLRFGVIYSDATSGTAEVGCVGEIVKHERLVDDRFFLICKGQERFRVTNLVRTKPYLVAEVTWLEDRPSGDEDVEALATEVETYMKDVIRLSNRLNGKPEKEAQDLRRNLFPTPFSFFVGSTFEGAPREQQALLELEDTAARLKREKETLRNTLNYLTAASAVKDVFPSSS; from the coding sequence ATGGCTCTGCTTCAGCTCATTTCTACTCACAAGCCCTCATTAAACCCCATTTACACCTCCATTCTAAACCCTAACTCCGATTCACTCTCTCAACCATCGATTCTCCATTGCCGCCGCCACCGGAGACGCCGGAGCAAATACTCCAGTTCTCTTCGATGTTCCGCTTCTTCTTTCTCCGAAAAGCATCACACGAACCATCCGAAACCTAGCGATGTCGTTGAATTGCCTCTCTTTCCTCTCCCTCTCGTTTTATTCCCTGGCGCAATCCTTCCTCTCCAGATCTTTGAGTTCCGTTATCGCATTATGATGCATACTCTCCTCCACACTGACCTCCGTTTTGGTGTAATCTACTCCGATGCTACCTCAGGCACTGCGGAAGTTGGTTGTGTAGGTGAGATTGTTAAGCATGAGCGCCTTGTCGACGACCGTTTCTTCCTCATCTGTAAGGGTCAGGAGCGGTTTCGTGTTACTAATCTTGTCCGCACTAAACCTTACCTTGTGGCGGAGGTGACTTGGCTGGAGGATCGCCCGTCTGGGGATGAGGATGTGGAGGCGTTAGCGACGGAAGTAGAGACTTACATGAAAGACGTGATTCGATTGTCGAATAGATTGAACGGTAAGCCCGAGAAAGAAGCTCAAGATTTGCGGAGAAATCTGTTTCCCACGCCGTTCTCGTTTTTCGTTGGGAGCACATTCGAGGGAGCGCCTAGAGAGCAGCAGGCTTTGCTGGAATTGGAGGATACTGCGGCtaggttgaagagagagaaggagACTCTAAGGAACACTCTTAACTACTTGACCGCTGCTTCGGCCGTTAAAGACGTGTTTCCTTCTTCTTCGTGA
- the LOC136235029 gene encoding zingipain-2: MNFLNPIFIFILFFSSFSSSSSSDISHLFETWTKEHGKIYASQEEKLHRLRVFEDNYEFVRNHNSHTDSSYTLSLNAFADLTHHEFKTSRLGLSASSPFLNLGRRNQSMPDFVGDVPDSIDWRKEGAVTKVKDQGNCGACWSFSATGAIEGINRIFTGSLVSLSEQELVDCDKSFNEGCDGGLMDYAFQFVIDNNGIDTEDDYPYQGRQKSCDKSKLQRHVVTIDGYADVPPNNEKALLKAVATQPVSVGICGSERAFQLYSKGIFTGPCSTSLDHAVLIVGYGSENGVDYWIIKNSWGTSWGLNGYIHMLRNSGSSPGICGINMLASYPKKTSPNPPPPSPPGPTKCDFLTWCGEGETCCCAHQFFGICYSWKCCALDSAVCCNDKLHCCPHDYPVCDTTRSMCLKHFANTTTNMETVAKRSSSGKFAIWNSLLDGWIL; encoded by the exons ATGAACTTTCTTAATCCCATTTTCatctttattctcttcttctcttctttttcttcttcttcttcttcagataTCTCCCACCTCTTCGAAACTTGGACCAAAGAACATGGCAAGATATACGCTTCACAGGAAGAGAAGCTTCATAGGCTCAGAGTGTTTGAGGATAACTATGAATTTGTCCGAAACCATAACAGCCACACCGATTCTTCTtataccctttctcttaatgccTTTGCTGATCTCACTCACCATGAGTTTAAGACCTCCCGCTTGGGTCTCTCTGCTTCTTCACCCTTTCTGAATCTTGGCCGAAGAAATCAATCAATGCCTGATTTTGTTGGCGATGTTCCTGACTCAATTGATTGGAGAAAGGAAGGTGCTGTTACTAAAGTCAAGGATCAAGGAAATTGTG GTGCTTGTTGGTCTTTTTCAGCCACAGGGGCAATTGAAGGCATTAATAGGATATTCACAGGGTCTCTTGTTAGCCTCTCTGAACAAGAGCTAGTTGATTGTGACAAATCTTTCAATGAGGGTTGCGACGGTGGACTTATGGACTATGCTTTCCAATTTGTCATTGACAACAATGGTATTGACACGGAGGATGATTATCCATATCAAGGACGCCAAAAGTCCTGCGATAAATCAAAA TTACAAAGGCATGTTGTAACCATTGACGGATACGCTGATGTGCCCCCGAACAATGAGAAAGCGCTACTGAAAGCTGTTGCAACTCAGCCTGTTAGTGTCGGTATATGTGGGAGCGAAAGGGCGTTTCAGCTGTATTCCAAG GGGATATTCACTGGTCCGTGTTCAACTTCTTTGGATCATGCTGTACTGATTGTAGGATACGGGTCAGAAAACGGAGTGGATTATTGGATTATAAAGAACTCGTGGGGAACGAGCTGGGGACTGAATGGTTATATTCATATGCTGAGAAACAGTGGCAGTTCTCCAGGGATCTGCGGTATCAACATGCTAGCTTCGTATCCAAAGAAGACTAGTCCAAATCCTCCACCTCCGTCTCCTCCAGGACCGACGAAATGTGATTTTTTAACCTGGTGCGGAGAAGGGGAAACTTGCTGTTGTGCTCACCAATTTTTTGGAATTTGCTATTCTTGGAAATGTTGTGCATTGGATTCTGCAGTGTGTTGTAACGATAAGCTTCACTGTTGCCCTCATGATTACCCAGTTTGTGATACAACAAGGAGCATGTGccttaag CATTTTGCGAATACGACAACAAATATGGAAACTGTTGCAAAGAGAAGCTCCTCTGGGAAGTTTGCCATTTGGAATTCCCTTCTTGATGGTTGGATTCTGTGA